The sequence below is a genomic window from Thermoflavifilum sp..
TCAGCAAATGACTCCCGCCAAGGAATTTCCTCCTTTTAAGCCGGGCGATAATATCACCGTAACCTATCGGATTGTAGAAGGGAATAAAGAAAGAACCCAATCTTTTAAAGGCGATGTGATTAAGCGACAGGGCCGCGGATATACGGCTACTTTTACGGTAAGAAAAGTATCCGACGGGGTTGGGGTGGAAAGGACCTTCCCGCTTTATTCTCCCAGTATCGAATCGATTGTCTTGAATAAAACCGGTAAAGTGCGCAGAGCTAAGCTCTATTATCTGCGTGAACGTTCAGGAAAATCGGCCCGTATTCGCGAGAAACGCTAATTTGCACTTGAGCCTGTATGTTTTCATATTCCGGGCTCAAACAAATATTAACTAAACTTTTCTTGATCTTTACAGTCTGAGGTAAGGATTTTCTCGTATATAACC
It includes:
- the rplS gene encoding 50S ribosomal protein L19, with translation MDPISFVHQQMTPAKEFPPFKPGDNITVTYRIVEGNKERTQSFKGDVIKRQGRGYTATFTVRKVSDGVGVERTFPLYSPSIESIVLNKTGKVRRAKLYYLRERSGKSARIREKR